One genomic segment of Ascochyta rabiei chromosome 20, complete sequence includes these proteins:
- a CDS encoding Protein S-acyltransferase has translation MSATASVMSSHSDSTPRAPDTASGEARTLERDSEEIDDSHSLDGDTHSINDDDGDTHSIDNITHSINDDDDDDDDDDNDDNDDDYDDTHSKENLAPPTDHLAHSIGRNDLAFAPVALAQYHDIAEKLAANNIFRILRSPAPIRVWVYRSLFAETRLWDAWNRSSSRSAMDRQHQDREHEDRGEAESVADSDYDADTIQARPYLTRLRLALAPYTVHFRSPGYVRDETLRMLERDVVKKTLEDSRKRIELREELGLSWEFWDDLAGVLKAAIPSLEKRCFAQPDPAAPEYEGLSGPLIAGYSPNLLRDLEKLNQLVCIARNVLVHGERVQNLSAERLFDKDIFNLVNVCVRVTARGYDGEAGTQDEDKWQGVINAYKKLLITCLQFLNNLIARNEQRKLMLWIELFDSHLDNELPNFADMKYKMDEFNPDQNAPHEQEPPPDHQPARSLDTFKIPQQPASSPFLLYIGETGNEVKKALMQHGDKAGANEIAAECRRRWQTMGEEEKNKWNMLYADVVARYRDQITQSSTYKKVVDQHAKNEESVQALAKSINQLQVEVDRMRSSIAVYPDGSNDQEAAPVEASQPARPATDDSLLDPSIKRSPPAGEIDFRVTYPPSFGAEILQNGKDDLLKRLEPDPDRPGLISHVASPTSPPPEDDDDNDDDYDDIPGDEGRGLLTDVPLILGPTEIEVLPMIIMAGIVEPSEGQPGYHSDPTVFSSVRSMHGVRCHLLLAQDNGRNLLRELLIFVAAWDLREEELYFRFMVKIMEAILANQLLPFAYHAFRESESKDIISPAQAVIMKLLTNIFRARQARAQPAKGIAKSAPPQVDQGDVHMVNFLLTEFRRHIIPQTCALIFLQGQIRAGHAQPEDFPLNLWDMERMYEGVYQYLEFFAILTEHETWKRMLSNWEIANELVTLLKELDAAIPKGQLNVPPLRHSTPAPAPPPVPPPAPAETDTASQQPPPVAVERPYDPAPSHTESYIPPPSSPSPRPYMDEAADEPSDFEWRNLKKLAVLVLSSLVWKNTLVQNQIRPLGGIEAVLNCCSYDEHNPYIREHAIMCLRFLMEGNRDNQDRIRALERYDQLRDGAKPVTPVEQSLQERLMRDKVEKAGARGVPVGVSVKVPDEVLDQQGYETYMDGKGQVMLRKRQVASEASQSTTSQASPVPASSTTAGHQSAGTQNTPAPLPSGHMAGQQTTSTAESRDPKALEDLVQQVMRELPSKTALPRSGEAEALKKLDRGFDGSGSGSGSGAGSGR, from the exons ATGTCTGCGACTGCGAGCGTCATGTCCTCTCACTCCGATTCGACGCCGCGTGCGCCTGACACTGCGAGTGGAGAAGCGCGCACACTGGAGCGCGATAGTGAAGAGATTGACGACTCGCATTCGTTGGACGGCGACACGCACTCGATtaacgacgacgacggcgacaCGCACTCAATTGACAACATCACGCACTCAAttaacgacgacgacgacgacgacgacgacgacgacaacgacgacaacgacgacgactacGACGACACACACTCGAAAGAAAATCTTGCACCCCCGACGGACCATCTTGCACACTCAATCGGCCGCAACGACCTCGCCTTCGCCCCCGTCGCGCTGGCGCAGTACCACGACATTGCGGAGAAGCTGGCCGCCAACAACATCTTCCGCATCCTGCGCTCGCCTGCGCCCATTCGTGTGTGGGTGTACCGCTCCCTCTTCGCCGAGACGCGCCTGTGGGACGCGTGGAACCGCTCGTCGTCGCGCAGCGCCATGGACCGCCAACACCAAGACCGCGAGCATGAGGACCGCGGAGAGGCGGAAAGCGTCGCCGACTCCGACTACGATGCAGACACGATCCAGGCGCGCCCCTACCTCACAAGACTgcgcctcgccctcgccccgTACACGGTCCACTTCCGCAGCCCAGGGTACGTGCGCGACGAAACACTGCGCATGCTGGAGCGGGACGTGGTCAAGAAGACGCTCGAGGACTCGCGGAAGCGCATCGAGCTGAGGGAGGAACTCGGGCTGTCGTGGGAGTTCTGGGACGATCTCGCCGGCGTGCTGAAGGCCGCCATACCCTCGCTCGAGAAGCGCTGCTTTGCCCAGCCAGACCCTGCCGCGCCCGAGTACGAGGGCCTGTCTGGGCCGCTGATTGCCGGCTACTCGCCGAATCTGCTGAGGGATCTCGAGAAGCTGAATCAACTCGTGTGCATCGCCCGCAATGTGCTGGTCCACGGCGAGCGCGTGCAGAATCTGAGCGCCGAACGCCTGTTCGACAAGGACATCTTCAACCTGGTCAATGTGTGTGTGCGAGTCACCGCGCGCGGCTACGACGGCGAAGCAGGCACGCAGGACGAAGACAAGTGGCAGGGCGTCATCAACGCCT ACAAAAAGCTGCTGATCACCTGCCTGCAGTTCCTCAACAACCTCATCGCGAGGAACGAGCAGCGCAAGCTGATGCTGTGGATCGAGCTGTTCGACAGCCACCTCGACAACGAGCTGCCCAACTTCGCCGACATGAAGTACAAAATGGACGAGTTCAACCCCGACCAGAACGCGCCACACGAGCAAGAACCGCCTCCCGACCACCAGCCAGCAAGAAGCCTCGACACCTTCAAGATCCCTCAGCAGCCTGCCTCGTCGCCGTTTCTGCTGTATATTGGCGAGACGGGCAACGAGGTCAAGAAGGCGCTGATGCAGCATGGCGACAAGGCTGGCGCCAACGAGATCGCTGCAGAGTGCCGGAGACGGTGGCAGACCATGggcgaggaggagaagaac AAATGGAACATGCTCTACGCCGATGTCGTCGCGAGATACCGCGATCAGATCACGCAGTCCAGCACCTACAAAAAGGTCGTGGAccagcacgcaaagaatgAGGAGAGCGTCCAGGCGCTCGCCAAAAGCATCAACCAGCTCCAAGTCGAAGTCGACAGGATGCGCTCCTCCATCGCCGTGTACCCTGACGGATCCAACGACCAGGAAGCCGCCCCGGTCGAGGCCTCGCAGCCCGCCAGGCCCGCAACCGATGACTCGCTGCTCGACCCCAGCATCAAGCGGTCGCCCCCGGCAGGTGAGATCGATTTCCGTGTAACCTACCCGCCATCCTTCGGTGCCGAGATCCTGCAAAATGGCAAGGACGACCTGTTGAAGCGTCTGGAGCCAGACCCCGACCGTCCTGGGCTAATCAGCCATGTAGCCTCTCCCACCTCTCCGCCGcccgaagacgacgacgacaacgacgacgactacGACGACATTCCCGGCGACGAGGGGCGGGGCCTGCTCACCGACGTGCCGCTGATCCTGGGCCCGACCGAGATCGAGGTGCTGCCCATGATCATCATGGCAGGTATCGTGGAGCCATCAGAAGGGCAGCCAGGATACCACTCGGACCCCACCGTCTTCAGCAGTGTGCGCAGCATGCACGGGGTGCGCTGCCACCTGCTCCTCGCCCAGGACAACGGACGGAATCTGCTGAGAGAGCTCTTGATCTTCGTCGCGGCCTGGGACCTGCGGGAGGAAGAGCTCTACTTCCGCTTCATGGTCAAGATCATGGAGGCTATCCTCGCCAACCAGCTGCTGCCCTTCGCCTACCACGCGTTCCGAGAGTCAGA ATCCAAGGATATCATCTCTCCCGCGCAAGCTGTCATCATGAAGCTGCTGACCAACATATTCCGTGCAAGACAAGCACGCGCACAGCCAGCCAAGGGCATCGCCAAGTCAGCGCCGCCGCAAGTCGACCAGGGCGATGTACATATGGTCAACTTCCTCCTCACCGAGTTCCGTCGACACATCATCCCCCAGACGTGCGCGCTCATCTTCCTCCAGGGACAGATCCGCGCCGGCCATGCGCAGCCCGAGGACTTCCCCCTAAATCTATGGGACATGGAGCGCATGTACGAGGGCGTGTACCAGTATCTCGAGTTCTTCGCCATCCTCACCGAGCACGAGACGTGGAAGAGGATGCTGTCGAACTGGGAGATTGCGAATGAGCTCGTCACATTGTTGAAGGAGCTGGATGCTGCGATCCCCAAGGGCCAACTCAACGTCCCTCCTCTCCGCCACTCCACACCCGCACCTGCACCCCCGCCCGTACCCCCTCCCGCTCCAGCAGAGACCGATACCGCATCTCAACAACCACCCCCCGTAGCCGTCGAGCGGCCCTACGACCCCGCGCCCTCGCACACGGAATCCTACATCCCACCGCCTTCCTCGCCCTCACCCCGTCCCTACATGGACGAAGCCGCCGACGAGCCCTCCGACTTCGAATGGCGCAACCTGAAGAAACTCGCCGTGCTCGTCCTGTCATCTCTTGTATGGAAGAACACACTGGTACAAAACCAGATCCGGCCCCTCGGCGGCATCGAAGCCGTGCTGAACTGCTGCTCCTACGACGAGCACAACCCGTACATCCGCGAGCACGCCATCATGTGTCTGCGCTTCCTTATGGAGGGAAACCGAGACAATCAGGACCGCATCCGCGCACTTGAGCGTTACGATCAGCTGCGCGACGGCGCCAAACCCGTCACGCCCGTCGAGCAGAGTCTGCAGGAGCGGCTGATGCGAGACAAGGTCGAGAAGGCCGGCGCGAGGGGCGTTCCTGTCGGCGTTAGCGTCAAAGTCCCAGATGAAGTGCTGGATCAGCAGGGATACGAAACGTACATGGATGGCAAAGGACAGGTCATGCTGAGGAAGCGGCAGGTAGCGAGCGAAGCGAGCCAAAGCACAACAAGCCAGGCGTCTCCTGTGCCTGCAAGCAGCACGACCGCAGGGCATCAGTCCGCAGGAACCCAAAACACCCCCGCGCCCCTACCCAGCGGGCACATGGCCGGTCAGCAAACCACGTCGACGGCAGAGTCGCGCGACCCCAAGGCCCTGGAAGACCTGGTGCAGCAGGTGATGCGCGAGCTCCCCTCCAAGACAGCACTGCCGCGCTCCGGCGAGGCCGAGGCGCTGAAGAAGCTGGATAGGGGGTTCGATGGGTCTGGGTCTGGATCTGGATCCGGTGCCGGGTCTGGGCGGTGA